The Chlamydiales bacterium STE3 genome includes a region encoding these proteins:
- a CDS encoding putative 1,4-dihydroxy-2-naphthoate octaprenyltransferase (Product derived from UniProtKB/Swiss-Prot:P39582;Gene name derived from UniProtKB/Swiss-Prot:P39582;EC number derived from UniProtKB/Swiss-Prot:P39582), with protein MERTLKKLSWKSWILAARPKTLSAGIVPIAVGTFLANKPLVSIDWFIALCTLLFSFMIQIATNLINDALDFKKGADTNERLGPLRVTQAGLLSSEQVMRGAFVCFAFAFLFSIPLILKGGVPLLVLVLSSICCSYLYTGGPFPLAYIGLGEIFVILFYGFFATLTSYFLQTGEWGGVQMLVISFELGCLITVLLAINNLRDVQEDQKSNKKTLAARFGASFARKEIAILVGLPFLLNFFWIYAEQPLLFFLPMTVLPMGLNIVKRMFQYTPGKIYNSFLGEASLLTLIYGFLLILGFRFTH; from the coding sequence ATGGAAAGAACATTAAAAAAGCTTTCATGGAAATCTTGGATCCTTGCGGCTAGGCCAAAGACGCTATCCGCAGGTATTGTTCCGATCGCTGTAGGGACTTTTTTAGCTAACAAACCCCTAGTGTCAATTGACTGGTTTATCGCACTTTGCACGTTACTTTTTTCTTTTATGATTCAAATTGCAACAAACTTGATCAACGATGCTCTAGATTTTAAAAAAGGTGCGGACACAAATGAGCGTTTGGGCCCTTTAAGAGTTACACAGGCTGGCTTATTAAGCTCTGAACAGGTGATGAGAGGCGCTTTTGTCTGTTTTGCTTTTGCTTTTCTTTTTTCTATCCCTCTCATTTTGAAAGGGGGAGTACCTCTTTTGGTTTTAGTCCTTAGTTCCATCTGTTGCAGTTATCTCTATACGGGAGGCCCATTCCCCCTAGCTTACATCGGCTTAGGAGAGATCTTTGTCATTCTTTTTTATGGTTTTTTTGCAACCCTTACTTCCTATTTTCTTCAAACAGGTGAATGGGGAGGGGTGCAAATGCTTGTGATTTCTTTTGAACTTGGTTGTTTAATTACTGTGTTGCTTGCCATTAACAATCTAAGAGATGTCCAAGAGGACCAAAAGTCTAATAAAAAGACATTGGCAGCCCGTTTTGGGGCCTCTTTCGCAAGAAAAGAGATTGCAATTTTAGTAGGCTTGCCTTTCCTTCTCAATTTTTTCTGGATCTACGCGGAACAGCCCTTGCTGTTTTTTCTGCCTATGACAGTACTACCCATGGGTTTAAATATTGTGAAACGTATGTTTCAATATACGCCAGGTAAAATTTATAATTCTTTCCTTGGTGAAGCTTCACTTCTTACATTAATCTACGGCTTTTTACTTATTTTAGGTTTTCGTTTTACTCATTAA
- a CDS encoding Uncharacterized protein (Product derived from UniProtKB/Trembl:D6YW77), with the protein MQIAFHDYLLKFCGSSQCKEGSLVRCIFEDKLVGYADCLPIVSQGDLSLKEQKKRLLDGNFTPLTEKTVLFAKLDALARFEKRSLLDASKGVKSHFLIMNLHQPQNWEAIAKRGFTILKIKLQGTDSEKKALQGLPREAPNFKWRLDFNSKMTYESFTSFIHSLDLSFIDFIEDPFPYNEYLWQKVEKDFQLSLAADFEKKKLKEWHPQVLIIKPAVDAVAQFKGSASRIVITSYLAHPLEQVAASYCAQQLQNDEIMGLHSHTVFEPNIFSSAFNKEPSLFFAALGTGFGFNHHLANLEWK; encoded by the coding sequence ATGCAAATTGCTTTCCATGATTATCTTTTAAAATTTTGCGGTAGTAGCCAATGTAAGGAAGGATCCTTAGTGCGCTGCATTTTTGAAGATAAATTGGTAGGCTATGCAGATTGTCTCCCTATCGTTTCACAGGGCGACCTCTCTTTGAAAGAACAAAAAAAGAGACTTTTAGATGGTAATTTTACCCCTCTGACAGAAAAAACAGTGCTTTTTGCCAAGCTTGATGCTTTAGCTCGTTTTGAAAAACGTTCATTACTAGATGCATCAAAGGGTGTTAAAAGCCATTTTCTAATTATGAACTTGCATCAACCTCAGAATTGGGAGGCAATTGCTAAGAGAGGGTTTACAATTCTTAAAATCAAACTGCAAGGCACTGACAGTGAGAAAAAAGCGTTGCAAGGACTACCGCGAGAAGCTCCAAACTTTAAGTGGCGTTTAGATTTTAACTCCAAAATGACTTATGAATCTTTTACCAGCTTTATTCATTCGCTGGATCTATCCTTTATCGATTTCATTGAAGATCCTTTTCCATACAATGAATATTTATGGCAGAAGGTGGAAAAAGATTTTCAGTTGAGTTTAGCAGCAGATTTTGAAAAGAAAAAGCTAAAAGAATGGCATCCACAAGTACTCATTATTAAGCCTGCGGTCGATGCTGTTGCACAGTTCAAAGGATCAGCTTCCCGCATTGTTATAACTTCTTATTTGGCGCACCCATTAGAGCAAGTAGCTGCTTCTTACTGTGCTCAGCAGCTCCAGAATGACGAGATAATGGGGCTCCACTCACATACAGTTTTTGAGCCAAACATCTTTAGCTCTGCTTTTAATAAAGAACCTTCATTGTTTTTTGCCGCATTAGGGACCGGATTTGGATTTAATCATCATTTAGCAAATTTGGAGTGGAAATGA
- a CDS encoding putative o-succinylbenzoate-CoA ligase, menE (Product derived from UniProtKB/Trembl:Q6MCB3;Gene name derived from UniProtKB/Trembl:Q6MCB3) — MIPWEDEQPIFFFNPRFSNEQKEKFCGFFSQLTHIKNHLILSTSGSQAQKWVALSKTALLSSAKNVNAFLSSDASDIWIKALPNHHVGGLSIYARSFLSGAKVNEYTNKWDPFKFVEQVVSEHGTLSSLVPTQLYDLLKMNLKSPSSLRAVIIGGGALPPHLYNKAKELGWPVLPSYGLTECCSQVATATLETPSLMLLPHVEAKISQEGCLMIKSPALLSGYITTDKGQPYWIDPKINGWLTTEDLANIEVDKLIILDRKDGQFKIAGEMVSLKNLEAVLDKICFELNVSDAAIVPLPDKRLGYIICLVIQEKNPLIQDAIKAAFKAQVLPYEQIRVVKVLDGIPRTSLGKVRRAKLVELCLS; from the coding sequence ATGATCCCTTGGGAAGATGAACAACCGATTTTCTTCTTCAATCCACGATTTTCCAACGAGCAAAAAGAAAAATTTTGCGGTTTTTTTAGCCAGCTTACGCATATAAAAAATCATTTGATTCTATCAACATCAGGATCGCAGGCGCAAAAGTGGGTTGCCTTGTCTAAAACAGCATTGTTGTCTTCGGCAAAAAATGTGAATGCCTTTCTTTCCAGCGATGCTTCCGACATCTGGATTAAAGCTTTACCCAATCACCATGTAGGAGGATTAAGCATCTACGCAAGGTCTTTTTTGAGCGGTGCAAAAGTTAATGAATACACTAACAAATGGGACCCTTTCAAATTTGTAGAACAGGTAGTTAGTGAGCATGGCACCCTTTCTTCATTGGTACCCACCCAGCTTTACGATTTATTAAAAATGAATCTAAAGTCTCCTTCATCCCTCAGAGCAGTTATTATAGGGGGAGGGGCGCTCCCACCACATCTTTATAATAAAGCAAAAGAATTAGGTTGGCCAGTACTCCCAAGTTATGGACTTACAGAGTGCTGTTCTCAAGTGGCGACAGCCACTTTAGAAACGCCTTCTTTGATGCTTCTCCCTCATGTCGAAGCAAAAATTAGCCAGGAAGGCTGCTTAATGATTAAAAGTCCTGCCCTATTATCTGGCTATATTACTACCGATAAAGGGCAACCATATTGGATTGATCCCAAGATAAATGGTTGGCTCACTACGGAAGATCTAGCGAACATTGAGGTAGACAAACTGATTATTTTAGATAGAAAAGATGGGCAGTTTAAAATTGCTGGTGAGATGGTAAGTTTAAAAAACCTAGAAGCTGTCTTAGATAAAATTTGTTTTGAATTAAACGTTTCCGATGCAGCTATTGTTCCGCTGCCAGATAAGCGTCTAGGATACATTATTTGCCTGGTAATTCAAGAAAAAAATCCGCTTATTCAGGACGCTATTAAAGCAGCTTTTAAAGCGCAGGTGCTACCCTACGAACAAATAAGAGTTGTAAAAGTTCTTGATGGAATCCCAAGGACGTCTCTTGGAAAGGTGAGGCGTGCGAAACTCGTTGAACTTTGCCTTTCTTAA
- a CDS encoding Demethylmenaquinone methyltransferase (Product derived from UniProtKB/Swiss-Prot:Q6MCB5;Gene name derived from UniProtKB/Swiss-Prot:Q6MCB5;EC number derived from UniProtKB/Swiss-Prot:Q6MCB5) — protein MKNATRLSPAIYAQDNKTRKMTSYNKQDSASIQSMFASIAAEYDRANAILSFNMHKLWNKKLVHLTNRDNDFKDSALLDLCAGTGEITKTWMLRNKETKKAYLLDFCPEMLALAKHKMDVHFRSQDSFNYLHADAEKIPLEDSSVEAITIAYGIRNVHCIENCFQEAFRVLKPGGKLGILELTSPEITGLKQFHHFYLKRLLPILGGFVAKNKDAYKYLCQSIESFVKPQEIKSKLLTTGYSQVDIHPQCLGIATVIIAKKN, from the coding sequence ATGAAGAATGCAACACGTCTATCTCCTGCGATTTATGCACAAGACAACAAGACACGAAAAATGACCAGTTATAACAAACAAGACTCAGCTTCTATTCAATCCATGTTTGCCAGCATTGCTGCTGAATATGATCGTGCAAATGCAATTTTGTCTTTTAACATGCATAAACTGTGGAATAAGAAATTAGTGCATTTAACCAATCGTGATAATGATTTTAAAGATTCTGCGCTTTTGGATTTATGCGCAGGCACTGGTGAAATTACCAAAACCTGGATGTTAAGAAATAAAGAAACCAAAAAGGCCTATTTACTCGATTTTTGCCCGGAAATGTTAGCTTTAGCAAAGCATAAAATGGATGTTCACTTTAGAAGCCAGGATAGCTTTAATTATTTGCATGCCGATGCTGAAAAAATCCCTCTTGAAGATTCTTCAGTAGAAGCCATTACCATTGCTTATGGCATTAGAAATGTTCATTGTATCGAAAATTGTTTCCAAGAGGCGTTTAGAGTACTGAAACCTGGTGGAAAATTAGGAATTTTAGAGTTAACCTCTCCAGAAATCACTGGGCTTAAACAGTTCCACCATTTTTATCTAAAAAGGCTTCTACCTATTTTAGGCGGATTTGTTGCGAAAAATAAAGATGCTTATAAATACCTTTGTCAAAGCATTGAAAGCTTCGTTAAACCACAAGAAATTAAAAGCAAACTTTTAACAACTGGCTACAGTCAGGTCGACATTCATCCCCAATGTTTAGGAATCGCAACAGTGATTATTGCGAAAAAAAATTAG
- a CDS encoding Transaldolase (Product derived from UniProtKB/Swiss-Prot:Q6MAI4;Gene name derived from UniProtKB/Swiss-Prot:Q6MAI4;EC number derived from UniProtKB/Swiss-Prot:Q6MAI4) has translation MKNMLEQLREMTTIVVDTGDIHAIEQFKPTDATTNPSLIAQASKNDAYKPLIEDAVDYAKAHASNKEQLRDLLMDKLFVNFGTAILKLIPGRVSTEVDARLSFDTEGSIQKARSLIKLYEEVNIPRERILIKLASTWEGTQAAAVLERENIHCNMTLLFSLPQAIACAESSATLISPFVGRILDWYKKNEGRASYPPNDDPGVKSVTQIYNYFKKFGYKTQIMGASFRNFEEITELAGCDLLTISPQLLKGLENSGKVERKLNPEHAKSLSIDKILINEKTFRWMLNENPMATEKLAEGIRNFAKDAATLEQQIINEYNLA, from the coding sequence ATGAAAAATATGCTAGAACAACTTCGTGAAATGACAACAATTGTTGTTGATACTGGTGATATCCATGCTATTGAACAATTTAAGCCAACCGATGCTACGACTAATCCTTCTCTCATTGCTCAAGCCTCAAAAAATGATGCCTACAAGCCCCTTATTGAAGATGCGGTAGACTATGCAAAAGCACATGCAAGCAATAAAGAGCAATTAAGAGATCTGCTCATGGATAAATTGTTTGTTAATTTTGGAACTGCCATTCTTAAGCTTATTCCTGGAAGGGTTTCAACAGAAGTAGACGCAAGATTATCTTTCGACACTGAAGGGAGTATCCAGAAAGCTCGTTCGCTAATTAAACTTTACGAAGAGGTTAACATACCGAGAGAACGCATTCTCATTAAACTTGCATCCACTTGGGAAGGCACCCAGGCCGCTGCAGTACTTGAAAGAGAAAATATTCATTGCAATATGACTCTTCTCTTTAGCCTTCCCCAGGCAATTGCTTGTGCCGAATCTTCAGCAACCCTCATCTCTCCATTTGTTGGCAGGATACTTGACTGGTATAAAAAAAATGAAGGAAGAGCTAGCTATCCTCCCAACGATGATCCGGGCGTTAAATCCGTTACCCAAATTTACAATTATTTTAAAAAATTTGGATACAAGACACAGATAATGGGAGCAAGCTTTCGAAATTTTGAGGAAATCACCGAATTAGCAGGATGCGATCTATTAACAATTTCTCCTCAGCTGCTCAAAGGCCTTGAAAACTCAGGTAAAGTCGAAAGAAAACTCAATCCCGAACATGCAAAGTCATTATCAATCGATAAAATATTGATCAATGAGAAAACTTTCCGCTGGATGTTAAATGAAAATCCTATGGCCACAGAAAAGCTAGCTGAAGGAATTCGTAATTTTGCTAAGGATGCCGCCACTTTAGAACAACAAATTATTAATGAGTATAATCTTGCGTAG
- a CDS encoding hypothetical protein (Product derived from UniProtKB/Trembl:F8LEH7): MQRGHNLEFQCQKCQEEVIFSIFEIEHNQHISCSHCSKKYSLHDENLIRQLKKFEALCYQIKDSEEILGNTSVGVDVGETKVKIPFKLLLTRLSSCLELKLGNEPVTITFRLEPLKDSPAKLL, translated from the coding sequence ATGCAACGTGGGCATAATTTAGAGTTCCAATGCCAAAAGTGTCAAGAAGAAGTGATTTTTTCAATTTTTGAAATTGAACATAACCAACATATTTCATGCAGTCATTGTTCAAAAAAATATTCTCTTCATGACGAAAACCTCATAAGGCAGCTGAAAAAATTTGAAGCTCTATGTTATCAAATCAAAGATTCTGAAGAAATTCTCGGAAACACATCTGTAGGGGTCGATGTTGGTGAAACAAAGGTTAAAATCCCTTTTAAGCTTCTTCTTACTCGCTTAAGTTCTTGCCTAGAGCTTAAACTTGGAAATGAACCTGTTACAATTACATTTCGTTTAGAGCCCTTAAAAGATAGTCCTGCTAAATTGCTATAA